In the genome of Saccharomonospora viridis DSM 43017, one region contains:
- a CDS encoding sugar ABC transporter substrate-binding protein, with product MRRRFRLRACAAALGISLTLSACGANSGGGDASKEETGGAQADAPLGKVGVILPETASSARWEGFDKPMLEEALRAKGFEPDIQNAQGDVQKFSTLADGMIAQGVQVLIIASINSEIGGAVAAKAKSAGIPTIDYDRLNLGGSSEYYVSFDNVRVGELQGEGLAEALDGKSGAQVIEIEGAPTDHNATLFHEGQRNVLQPLYDSGELELVRSQPIDDWNNQEGGRVFEQILTSNGGEVDGVVAANDGLASAVITVLKKYGLNGKVPVTGQDATAEGLRAILRGDQYMTVFKPIKEEAEATAELAAALVEGDKAAAEAVATDTLEDPKGKREVASVLLEPYLITRDEVKRVVDEGYVSADEICTRDLADDCAELGIK from the coding sequence ATGCGACGACGCTTCCGACTCCGCGCCTGCGCTGCCGCGCTGGGCATTTCCCTCACGCTGTCGGCCTGTGGTGCGAACTCCGGCGGCGGTGATGCCTCCAAAGAGGAGACCGGCGGTGCGCAGGCGGACGCCCCGCTCGGCAAGGTGGGCGTGATCCTCCCCGAGACAGCCTCGTCGGCCCGGTGGGAGGGCTTCGACAAGCCCATGCTGGAAGAGGCACTGCGTGCGAAGGGCTTCGAGCCGGACATCCAAAACGCCCAGGGGGACGTCCAGAAGTTCTCGACCCTGGCCGACGGCATGATCGCTCAGGGCGTGCAGGTCCTGATCATCGCGTCGATCAACAGTGAGATCGGCGGGGCCGTGGCGGCCAAGGCCAAGTCGGCGGGGATCCCCACCATCGACTACGACCGCCTCAACCTCGGCGGCAGCTCCGAGTACTACGTCTCCTTCGACAACGTCCGGGTCGGAGAGCTGCAGGGTGAGGGCCTCGCGGAGGCACTGGACGGTAAGTCGGGCGCTCAGGTGATCGAGATCGAGGGTGCCCCGACCGACCACAACGCCACGCTGTTCCACGAGGGTCAGCGCAACGTGCTCCAGCCCCTCTACGACTCCGGAGAGCTGGAACTCGTACGGAGTCAGCCGATCGACGACTGGAACAACCAGGAGGGCGGTCGGGTCTTCGAGCAGATCCTGACCTCCAACGGTGGTGAGGTCGACGGTGTGGTCGCGGCCAACGACGGACTCGCCAGCGCCGTCATCACGGTGCTGAAGAAGTACGGCCTGAACGGGAAGGTGCCGGTCACCGGTCAGGACGCCACCGCGGAGGGACTGCGGGCGATCCTGCGCGGCGACCAGTACATGACGGTGTTCAAGCCGATCAAGGAGGAGGCCGAGGCCACGGCCGAGCTGGCCGCCGCGCTCGTCGAGGGCGACAAGGCCGCCGCCGAGGCGGTCGCCACGGACACCCTCGAAGACCCCAAGGGGAAGCGCGAGGTCGCATCCGTGCTGCTGGAGCCGTACCTCATCACCAGGGACGAGGTGAAGCGGGTCGTCGACGAGGGCTACGTCTCAGCCGACGAGATCTGTACGCGGGATCTCGCCGACGACTGTGCCGAACTCGGAATCAAGTGA
- a CDS encoding DEAD/DEAH box helicase, giving the protein MSVCRGVGASVSETTKVRDGGATSAPEPAHDATARPLRAWQRRALTKYLTRKPKDFLAVATPGAGKTVFGLRVAAELLSDRTVEAVTIVTPTEHLKHQWAESAERAGIAIDSNFRNSDGVTSPDYQGVAVTYAQVAAHPSLHRVRTENRKTLVILDEIHHAGDSKSWGDAIYEAFTPAVRRLALTGTPFRSDDSPIPFVTYEPDADGALRSKPDHSYNYADALADGVVRPVVFLAYSGEASWRTSAGDEFTARLGEPLTAEQNARAWRTALDPSGEWIPAVFEAADTRLTQLRTSGMPDAGGLVIATDQESARAYAKILARIAGEQPVVVLSDDPRATKRIAEFSESEQRWLVAVRMVSEGVDVPRLAVGVYATSASTPLFFAQAIGRFVRSRRPGETASVFLPSVPVLLELASELEAERDHVLGKPHREKSGWDDELIVAANRTDNERGEEEKSFTSLGASAELDQVIYDGNSFGTPVLAGSEEEQEYLGLPGLLDADQVRMLLRKRQEEQLAKAKRNKAKETEGTKAEKPPAPTPRPASVNERLKALRKELNTLVGLYHHRTRKPHGVIHNELRRICGGPPTAMATVEQLEERIATLRSW; this is encoded by the coding sequence ATGTCCGTATGTCGAGGAGTTGGAGCGTCGGTGTCGGAGACGACCAAGGTCCGGGACGGCGGTGCCACGTCCGCCCCCGAGCCCGCGCACGACGCGACAGCCCGCCCCCTGCGTGCGTGGCAGCGTCGCGCGCTGACCAAGTACCTCACGCGCAAGCCCAAGGATTTCCTCGCGGTGGCGACGCCCGGGGCGGGTAAGACGGTGTTCGGGCTGCGGGTGGCCGCCGAACTGCTCTCCGACCGCACCGTCGAGGCGGTCACCATCGTCACTCCCACCGAACATCTCAAACACCAGTGGGCGGAATCGGCGGAGCGCGCCGGTATCGCCATCGACTCGAACTTCCGTAACTCCGACGGGGTCACGTCCCCGGACTACCAGGGTGTCGCGGTCACCTATGCCCAGGTCGCCGCTCATCCGAGCCTGCACAGGGTGCGTACCGAGAACCGCAAGACCCTCGTCATCCTGGACGAGATCCACCACGCCGGCGATTCCAAGTCGTGGGGCGATGCCATCTACGAGGCGTTCACGCCCGCCGTCCGCCGGTTGGCGCTGACCGGTACGCCGTTCCGCAGCGACGATTCGCCGATCCCGTTCGTCACCTACGAACCGGACGCCGACGGCGCGCTGCGCAGCAAACCCGACCATTCCTACAACTACGCGGACGCGCTCGCCGACGGTGTCGTGCGTCCCGTGGTGTTCCTGGCCTATTCGGGTGAGGCCTCGTGGCGCACGAGTGCCGGCGACGAGTTCACCGCGCGGCTCGGTGAACCGCTCACCGCCGAGCAGAACGCCAGGGCCTGGCGTACCGCCCTCGACCCCAGTGGGGAGTGGATCCCCGCGGTGTTCGAGGCGGCCGACACGCGGTTGACGCAGTTGCGGACCAGCGGAATGCCCGACGCGGGTGGCCTGGTCATCGCCACCGACCAGGAGTCGGCCCGTGCGTACGCGAAGATCCTGGCCAGGATCGCGGGGGAGCAACCCGTCGTGGTGCTCTCGGACGATCCGAGGGCGACCAAACGCATCGCGGAGTTCTCCGAGTCCGAGCAACGCTGGCTGGTGGCGGTCCGCATGGTCTCCGAGGGCGTCGACGTGCCCAGGCTGGCCGTCGGGGTGTATGCCACCAGCGCGTCGACCCCGCTGTTCTTCGCGCAGGCCATCGGCCGCTTCGTGCGGTCACGTCGTCCGGGGGAGACGGCGAGTGTGTTCCTGCCGAGTGTGCCGGTGTTGTTGGAGCTGGCCAGTGAGCTGGAGGCCGAGCGTGACCATGTGCTCGGCAAGCCGCACCGCGAGAAGAGCGGCTGGGACGACGAACTGATCGTCGCGGCCAACCGCACCGACAACGAGCGTGGCGAGGAGGAGAAGTCGTTCACCTCGCTCGGCGCGTCGGCGGAGCTCGACCAGGTGATCTACGACGGCAACTCGTTCGGCACGCCCGTGTTGGCGGGCAGCGAGGAGGAACAGGAGTACCTCGGCCTACCCGGATTGCTGGATGCCGATCAGGTACGGATGCTGCTGCGCAAGCGGCAGGAGGAGCAGCTCGCCAAGGCCAAGCGGAACAAGGCCAAGGAAACCGAGGGGACCAAGGCCGAGAAACCGCCCGCGCCCACGCCACGCCCGGCCTCGGTGAACGAACGGCTCAAGGCGCTGCGTAAGGAATTGAACACGCTGGTCGGGCTCTACCACCACCGCACGCGCAAACCGCACGGGGTGATCCACAACGAGTTGCGTCGGATCTGCGGTGGACCGCCGACGGCGATGGCCACCGTGGAGCAACTCGAGGAGCGCATCGCCACTCTCCGGTCCTGGTAG
- a CDS encoding YihY/virulence factor BrkB family protein, with product MQTRNGGTTDDEGEPRPSRPARRKGPLLLVGRTLSKAWNGNIFSEAAEAAFWQTLSLPPLLLGLLGSLGFIGDWFGENVVRQAHDKIIAFSDTIFSDSVVQQIIAPTVDDILTTGKGEIVSVGFLISLWAGSSAMSSFVDAITVAHDQYGVRNEVWQRIFALLLYLGSLVLLVIGLPIIAIGPDLLPEFFPDDWKPTIASWLSVLYYPTVAVLLVLALATLYKLALPRKLPWHRGLPGAVLAMVIFLLSSVGLRFYISWITTTGYTYGALATPIAFLLFTFFIGLAIVAGAYFNSAIQELWPAKMTRRQRRKWRRLEMERLKERIQAEEAAKGTLWHRTTQPLRRPRQPDGDADGEGDKETKRREGRDDQTGRGNTTSQGRASSTAADHETADGPRRDGGSG from the coding sequence ATGCAGACGCGAAACGGCGGCACCACCGACGACGAGGGCGAACCCCGGCCCTCCCGACCGGCCAGGCGCAAAGGACCTTTGCTTCTGGTGGGTCGCACCCTGAGTAAGGCCTGGAACGGCAACATCTTCTCCGAGGCGGCCGAGGCCGCGTTCTGGCAGACGCTGTCGTTGCCTCCCTTACTGCTCGGCCTGCTGGGTAGTCTCGGGTTCATCGGCGACTGGTTCGGCGAGAACGTCGTCCGCCAGGCCCACGATAAGATCATCGCGTTTTCGGACACGATCTTCAGCGACAGCGTGGTCCAGCAGATCATCGCGCCGACCGTCGACGACATCCTGACCACGGGTAAAGGCGAGATCGTGTCCGTGGGCTTCCTCATCTCGCTGTGGGCCGGCTCGTCGGCGATGTCCTCGTTCGTGGACGCCATCACCGTGGCCCACGACCAGTACGGCGTACGCAACGAGGTCTGGCAGCGGATCTTCGCGCTGTTGCTGTACTTGGGCAGCCTGGTCCTGCTCGTGATCGGGTTGCCGATCATCGCCATCGGTCCGGACCTGTTGCCGGAATTCTTCCCGGACGACTGGAAGCCCACCATCGCGTCGTGGCTGAGCGTGCTCTACTACCCCACCGTGGCGGTGTTGCTGGTGCTCGCGCTCGCCACGTTGTACAAGCTCGCACTACCGCGAAAACTGCCGTGGCATCGGGGACTTCCGGGCGCCGTCCTGGCGATGGTGATCTTCCTGCTGTCCAGTGTCGGTCTGCGCTTCTACATCAGTTGGATCACCACGACCGGCTACACCTACGGCGCGTTGGCGACACCGATCGCGTTCTTGCTGTTCACGTTCTTCATCGGCCTGGCCATCGTGGCGGGCGCCTACTTCAACAGCGCCATCCAGGAACTCTGGCCGGCGAAGATGACCCGCAGACAACGCCGCAAGTGGCGCAGGTTGGAGATGGAGCGGCTCAAAGAACGTATCCAGGCCGAGGAGGCGGCCAAGGGCACCCTGTGGCACCGCACCACCCAGCCGTTGCGCAGACCACGTCAGCCTGACGGCGACGCGGACGGGGAAGGCGACAAGGAGACGAAAAGACGCGAGGGCCGCGACGATCAGACGGGCCGGGGGAACACGACCTCACAGGGGCGTGCCTCGAGCACCGCCGCGGACCACGAGACCGCCGACGGTCCGCGGCGGGACGGTGGATCGGGCTGA
- a CDS encoding DUF3039 domain-containing protein translates to MTLPEVDTRPESTDTTDDDSPKMFHYVRKDKIAESAVMGTHVVALCGEVFPVTKSPKPGSPVCPECKRIFESLPPGGED, encoded by the coding sequence ATGACGCTTCCCGAAGTCGACACCAGGCCGGAGAGCACGGACACCACGGACGACGACTCTCCGAAGATGTTCCACTACGTGCGTAAGGACAAGATCGCCGAGAGCGCGGTCATGGGTACGCACGTGGTGGCGCTGTGCGGCGAGGTCTTCCCGGTGACGAAATCACCGAAGCCGGGCTCGCCCGTCTGCCCGGAATGCAAGCGCATCTTCGAAAGTCTGCCTCCCGGCGGTGAGGACTGA
- a CDS encoding pseudouridine-5'-phosphate glycosidase, translating to MSTQPDTPLSLSPEVADAVATHAPIVALESTLLSHGLPPGRNLEVARRLEGVVREAGAVPATIAVLDGVPRVGLTDAELERICSPDAELDKLSLRDLGPTVALGRSGATTVASTAALAAAAGIPVFATGGLGGVHHPVPGTNVTWDVSADLGTLARTDVLVVCSGMKSILDIAATLEVLETHSVPVLGYRTDDFPAFYLRSSGHPVPHRVDDPAQAAAVVTAHRRFSSSGVLLANPIPVEHELDRDVHDRLLAEGLELVRKRGVTGSDVTPVLLEHFHTASGGASLDANEALVLSNADLAARIATELAR from the coding sequence GTGAGTACCCAACCCGACACTCCACTGTCGCTGTCGCCCGAGGTCGCCGACGCCGTCGCCACCCATGCGCCGATCGTCGCCCTCGAAAGCACCTTGCTGTCCCACGGACTACCACCCGGCCGCAACCTGGAGGTCGCCCGCCGACTCGAGGGCGTCGTACGTGAGGCGGGGGCGGTGCCCGCCACGATCGCGGTCCTCGACGGTGTCCCGCGCGTGGGACTGACCGACGCCGAACTCGAACGGATCTGCTCCCCGGACGCAGAACTCGACAAACTGTCACTGCGCGACCTGGGTCCCACCGTGGCGCTGGGTCGTTCGGGGGCCACCACGGTGGCGAGTACAGCGGCGCTGGCCGCCGCGGCGGGCATCCCGGTGTTCGCCACCGGCGGGCTCGGCGGCGTGCACCATCCGGTGCCGGGCACGAACGTGACCTGGGATGTTTCCGCCGACCTCGGGACCCTGGCGCGCACGGACGTCCTGGTGGTGTGCTCGGGTATGAAGTCGATCCTCGACATCGCCGCCACCCTGGAGGTCCTGGAGACACACTCGGTTCCCGTACTCGGCTACCGCACCGACGACTTCCCCGCCTTCTACCTACGTTCGTCCGGTCATCCCGTGCCACACCGGGTGGACGACCCGGCGCAGGCGGCGGCCGTCGTGACCGCGCACCGACGGTTCTCCTCCTCGGGGGTGTTGCTGGCCAACCCCATACCCGTCGAACACGAACTCGACCGCGACGTTCACGACCGGTTGCTGGCCGAAGGACTGGAACTGGTGCGAAAGCGCGGGGTCACCGGGTCCGACGTCACACCGGTTCTGCTGGAGCATTTCCACACCGCCAGCGGTGGGGCCAGCCTCGACGCCAATGAGGCGCTCGTGCTGTCCAACGCCGACCTCGCCGCACGTATCGCCACGGAGCTCGCGCGATGA